The DNA sequence ATCGGTTGGCTTGAGTCAGCAGGGATCAAGTTTATAGGGGGATGGGAAGATAATCCGAAGAAGGGATTGCCCTACATAAGCGGGATGATCCTCCTCGTTGACCCCAGGGATGGTAGATTCCTGTCCGTCATGGATGGAACCCTCGTGACGGCTCTCAGGACAGGGGCCCAGACAGCGGTTGCCCTGAAATACCTGGTATCAGAACCCCAAAACCCTGTAATAGCTCTTTATGGAGCCGGAGCCCAGGGACGGACCCAGGCTGAAGCCATTGCCACCGCTTTCAAGGTAAAGGAGTTCCGGGTTTTTGATATTAAGAAAGAAGCTTCTAAGATCTTTGCAGAAGAAATGACCGCCAAACTTGGGGTGCCTATAAGGGTAATGGACAGGCCGGAAGACGCCGTCAAGGGAGCCCACGCGGTTGTGTCGGTAACCCACGCCCGGAACAAGTTCATCAGGAACGACATGATAGGTGAAGGTGTCACCGTCTGTCCCTTGGGTTCCTTCAGAGAGTGTGAGGATGAACTGATCCTTTCAGTGGACAAGATCATCGTGGATCATGTCGGGCAGACTTTGCACAGGGGAGCGCTCAAGGATGTCAGCGAATCAGGTCGTCTCGGGGAAGAGGACCTGTACGGGACCATAGGGGAAGTCGTTGCAGGAAAGAAGAAGGGCAGAGAAAACCCGGAGGAAAGGATCCTCTGCATTCCCATAGGTACAGGGGCGATGGATGTTACCGTTGCTACTCTGGCTTACCTAAAAGCTCTTGAAAAAGGCGTGGGAAGGGAATTTCCCTTTATCTAGGTCAAGAAGGAATCTTCTTGGCCTGATAAAGGGGAAATTTCACTGGTGACAGTGGAATGTTGCCAGTGAACAGCAAGGAAAAAATGAATATAAAAGGGGAGGGGAAAGAGATGAGAACGAAATGGTTGATTCTTGGGGCCGCATTGTTGGTGGCCGTCATGGTCACAGCGACCGGCACGGCTGTCGCGGCGGCGCAGTACCAGTGGAAGATCGGTCACATCAGGCCCACCGGGACGGATGTCGACAAGGACGTTAACTGGCTTGTCGAAAAGATCAAGGAAGAATCCGGCGGACGGATCGTGATCGACATTTTCCCCGCAAGCCAACTGGGTGACTATACTGTCGTCCAGGAAAGAGTATCGATGGGTGCCATCGAGATGCAGTTGGCCTGCCTGGGTACGACGGTCTCCAAGGCCCTGAATCTCACAGCTGCGCCATACCTGGCCACTAATTACGAAGAGGCGGAGAAAC is a window from the Thermovirga sp. genome containing:
- a CDS encoding ornithine cyclodeaminase family protein; protein product: IGWLESAGIKFIGGWEDNPKKGLPYISGMILLVDPRDGRFLSVMDGTLVTALRTGAQTAVALKYLVSEPQNPVIALYGAGAQGRTQAEAIATAFKVKEFRVFDIKKEASKIFAEEMTAKLGVPIRVMDRPEDAVKGAHAVVSVTHARNKFIRNDMIGEGVTVCPLGSFRECEDELILSVDKIIVDHVGQTLHRGALKDVSESGRLGEEDLYGTIGEVVAGKKKGRENPEERILCIPIGTGAMDVTVATLAYLKALEKGVGREFPFI